The DNA region ATTTTGATCGCCCCATTTTCGGTGTTCTTTAATAGATTACATCTTATTtcacttaaaatttacattgaaagCATCACGCATTCATCGCGTATAGAAACAATCAGAAATTGGTCCGTCGGTAATGCAGTGTACGGCGTTGTTTGAAACTGTCAAACAAAACGGACCGCCAACATCATACGCACACGGAACGCGTAAATACGTTACAAAAtccaatttgaatttaaatttgttatttgacGAAATATCCAATTAGTacgagttttaattttgagtaaatataagtaaatatcCATTACAGGTTAATGTGCGctgttgtaatttaataaagaaatgcGTGTACTTTGAGTTGcctaattattttagatatttatttaactttttaaaaatatattggcattaccatttttatgatttttaattttttaagatactataaacaagcttttaatctttttaataatattttaaataaatttattcattgtgtatccaataaaaatgtaaaacatgtAATTTTGCAGTGCGAATAATGTTTTAACCCTTTAAAACGACTCCATCCAAAAGAACACAACATTGGCGTTGGTaagttctaattaatatttaaatgtgaagcacaaaatcaaaatttatatttattttaaaaaaatatatcagtataaaatgcattataaatatgttgtgtTGGAACTATGGTAGGGGTGGCAAACAAATGTATCTTTGTTTAtcattttgtgaattttataaagtaacaataaaattaaaaataggttaTAAATAtgcctttttaaatttttaataatagctTTATTGTccaacatatataatataaaaattaaatacaaattattatctgtctacttttaaatacaatacaataacaTATCTATTGATAtcactgtaaataaaaaattgcactATTTAcggtaaatatatgtattaaaaaaaacttttaactggcactaaacattttttgaagtgaaatatcttaattattttttgaatatacaatGGAATGGAAAAGatgtcataaatattattaaacatctggctcaaaaacatttactttgataaagttcaacaaatttaaatgtgatatGGTGAATTACTTTTTCAAACTGTTGTGTGGCCCATTTAAAAGGTACTGCGAGGCGTTACAGGCTGGTAAGGGACTTTTATACAAAATCCAAAAACTTGTCTAGCTTATTTTTCAGCCCCCTAAGTGAGGATTacccaatttttttcaaacggCAGTGGAGGTTAATTCTCCTCACATTACTACTTAGTTTTTCTATATTGAAATActcatttagaaaattatagggctttgaaaaaatttggggtacaaatgacatttttaatatttgtacgtAAAATATCTTGAATTAGTTTCTGAAAATAGAATGGAAAAGGTGCCATAAACATTATTACCATTTCCCCAattctattttcaaatttattattttattattattattatgcaaGATGATTATTCTGAAGTACTTGTCCGAAAAAATGCTTTCCTTCAAgcgtaaattattaaatgacgcgatgaatcatttattaagaatacCCAAATTTAGAACGCACGTGTTTCATAAGAACTACACATAACGATTTAAGTTtactattgtttatattaacaagaTTTTGTTTATGAATTCGTTATACTCCAGGTGTTGTAGTGTTTATCTGTTGCCACAAGATTATCAACTGTAACATATTACAGACACAAACTATGCacaaagtttaatttactgaaatacTTGCCTGTTCTTTCGTAGCTTTTGACGGGGAAATAAACACAATTACCTAAATATTGATatgtaattaagaaaaatacaaattgacAATAATAGGTAGCACAAACTTGTAATTGttcataaataatgataatatatatccatgttaatattaataataaatatacagtatgGAGCAACTATACAACAATAGTGTTTCtatgcatataaaatattcaactaaCTGCCAGTATCATCATCTAGAAACTCTACATGCGTAAAAGGAAAATAGCCAGTTTTGCCGTTGAGAGTTCCTTCCCACTGACCATTAATATTCATCTTCGTAACCATCAGTATATCaccaatttctaattttaaagcaGTCTCATCGTAAGCGTTCGGCACTCGTACCTGCTTCACACGGGCTCTCGCTGGTAATTTCCTCTGTAACAAATTCCAGTATTTAGTGGTAGTTTTGAAACCAACAATTCAGCAAGTACCTGTATTTGGCTCCGCCTTCCACTCTCACTTTGACTCCCGCTGCCCGTTATGGGCTCCCCTGAACCCGGCCTTGGAATATCAATTGGTGACTGATTCTCatcaatctaaaattaaaaatggaacgCATTTAAACAAGGACGAGGAAGGAAGTGACATATAACTGTATATCAATCAACCACATGATAAATAGGACTTACTTTCTGTACATACGGAACTGGAATTAAGCCTGTCTTTCCCTCACTTGTTTTAGCTGTCCACCACTGTTCTTCATCCTTAAACACTATGGTTAATATATCTCCCTTTCTAAAGGATAGGTCATCTTTTTCCTGCAACAAAAATGATTTGTTGAATGCTAAGACGTGAATAAACGTGATTCAGGGTCTACGAAATttctgaaagtcactgaaacaattgaatttttaaaaatcatcaaacATCTCAGATAttgataaagttaattatttttattattagcctGTCACCAGGACAATGAACATgtgataaaattcatttatgtaaagtgattaatattaatcatctccctaatttttttgttgttaaattattttacttttttaagaacacttttttttaattttttacttataccTTTATGtgattagaattaattaaatactttttagtatattcattttttcgtGAACgatgaaaatagttttttatattccattTTTGAGTTTAAAACTTCATTAATCATTTccttagttttttataaatgatttatatttaattgtttaggaaaacacttcttttaatttttacttatacttctatgtaattaaattaattaaatacttttcatGTACTATTCAAGGAAAATCATATGTTTAAAACTTgcattatatgtaattttttaataattattaatgaaataactccaataatgtaaacaacaattgattatttaacattaataaacataatgcacacaataagtaataatataaaatattaaataacactatTAAGCATTGTCTACAGAAGAACAATAATACTgcttattaatcaattattttaacaaacaaatccTTATCTAAAAAgagataaaacaataaaatgactTACCTGACTCTCAAAATCAAATTTCGCAATAactttttcaacttttttagaAGCAGGTCTAATAAGTGGCGTTGTATCTAAATAATGAAGCTTGTAGAAATTCAAAATCTTGGGCAAATCCGCAAAACATCTGTCCCCAATCCTATATTTAATGCTCTCTTTATtctgaattttgtttataatataatgacTGACTCTACTATCTTCCCTAAAACCATGTCATGCATATTAACTTGCTACTTAAAACACTGAAACCAACTTACTTAACACATAAAACATAATCACCAACAGAAGTAGCACTGTCCCGAACAAGAAACACACCGGCTTCCTTTTCACTCATTAACAAATCAGTGGCCTCCTGCCGATTGATGGCACCAAAGTACcaactaaaacaaaaacgtGTCGTTGTACACGGGACGTTAACGTGCGTAACGCCACTCACCTGTCCCTGTTTTCATGATCGAATGATTGCAGACTCATCTTGTCTCTGGTTTCAGTACTTCAGTGATTGAGATTTACGAATGTAAATGCATGATATTTGTGTTGCAGCGTGCACTATTGGAAAGTAATCGAATGTCCATGTGATTTAGTGTAGTTTAACGGGGtgattggattgtttttaattaatctttcagCAGTGGCCTAaccttatttttacattttgttaattgaaCCCTCATCACAAACTAGTTTGTACGAAAACTAGTCGTGCTGACACAATACGTGAACCACACTGTCCAGAATCACAAATCACACTGTTTACTGGTTAGTTACGGGTTTCATTGAGGTTTTTGTACATTATCTAGGTACTAATATGGCGGAACTCACAAATGTGTTCTAAACACAGACCAACAGACCATCGAACATCGATGGTTCTAAAGCCTGCGGTTCCCAACCAGTTTTTTGACGGATTTAAAAGGACGCGTCATCCATTAACAAatcgaataattaaaacactgttaACAGTTTCTTTTCACGGGACGTTTTATTTAGGAGATGCGTTGTtcgcttttttattaattgtttgccGTTCCTTTTTTAACGAGACTGACATATGGTGTCTTTTGTTGCgattttctattttactaTGTACTGAATGTGACcggaatatttacttttattctcGTTAATgctgtttattaatcaaaaaagtacattatttctttagacgattgagaaaatatttaatttcattaatttggaaattgatttatttgtatttagttcagcaaaatgttttcaaatttcatagaAACGTAAAagcattaacataatttaagattattcTGGTATAtccaatattgaaatattgttatatgaattcaaaagaaactaaattaaaatattgcacaAAGTTTGTGGGAGGATCAATAtgcattataaatttgttagttaaaatatttaaaatgatatcatatgaaattattaattgtatggGACggatcattataaatttttaagaagaaagtactttttataaattagcgGACATatatgcattttaatttatattaatagaattaagtataaacaattttatttcgtatacagtgtggcccatttgaaacctcataaattttcataattttatggaaaaattaaaaatcatataattcttttaaatttatttgggtGATccaagtttaatatatttcgttGAATCTATGCCTCGCCGGTTATATATGGGCTGTTATAATGATCAAAGctgttaaacaattttgatatattgtttaataaatatatatattttttaaatgtgtgctGATTCTGTGTCCATAACTGTATATTTTGAACCTTTATAACTTgccataacataaaaattgaatcaatgtaatttaagctttttactttaaaacaaacaaaaattaattaatctattgtatgaaattaattattcgtttTATTGAAGTTTGTGGGTGGATCAGTatgcagtttattattttaaaaactaaccaAGAAAGGTGAAAAACTGAATATATgcatactaataaaatttaaatgattaaatatagaaatagtaacacaatattttgaattaagtattttgctatttttatgcaatatttcgctattatttaaataatgcctAAAATaggtatttgtatttaatgaatttactttaaacattttgaaattcttgtgaccaccactgtatattttgaaatttctaagAACATAAAAGTTGAACCAacataatttaagatttatgtggtaaaactaatattgaaaccttttatttaaaaacaaacaaaaattaattaatctattgtatgaaattaattattcgtttTATTGAAGTTTGTGGGTGGATCAATAtgcagtttattttaaaaactaaaattgtacCTTAAAAggtgaaaaaatgaatatttcttgATATTATACAGACTGAAAAGCTTTTGATCTTTCTGAATCTTACGAGACGCATCATGCACCACAGAGACAGTAAAGTCTACCACCTGTACTACGTCTCTCTTAAGGTTCATACAAATCGGATGCTTTTCGATCTGtataatatcatttataaaatgggaagaatcgtaaattttaaaaaagaaagtttatgaaAGAGCGGACATATATGtatggtaataaaatttaacaaattttaataaaaatcacgtattataaattgtatgattaaataaatataaatcttgaatattaaaaagttgtctaattattatttcgctatttttacgtaatattttgcaattatttaaataatacataatgtaggcatttgtattttacgaatttacttaagttatttattgtgtcaaaatatataaagatataaatagaGTGTTAagtattactttattataattaaatattttacatacaaattttaaacacacatataaattatcaatcttGAAGGATCCacataatttggaaaatactcattaaaagaaacattttttgtcaCAGCCAACATtcctaatttaaaaagaaatgaacAGCAGTTTTTCAAACCTCAAAAGAATATATATCACAAAATTGCAAAaacgttattattaaatattagtagaaagtaattatttttttttttttttgtgcttagttaagtatttaaaattagacggATTTTATGTCATTAGTCACATTCaccattataatttaattaattggacgTTCAAGATTAAACTGTAATAACACAATTTGCACAAGAAATTCAAAGGGGAGAAAGATTAGTATtagcatttataaataaaataacaggcACCTCGATGTTTGTAGATAATATCATTATTtgatcaatataaatttctgttttaatatttataaagaagcGGATATATATGCATTctactttatattaaattactatgatAAAACAAAGTAGAAAAATTATGAGGAAGCTTACTAGTCACTGAGGTTTTTTATGGGatgtattgaaattatttaaattacttactgTGTATGTGTCACtagtaaaacttaaaaaatatatctagagtgttaagtattattttattataagttaaacattttacatacaagttatatacatacatataaatagTCAATcttgaatgtttcaaataaatttagccTTTGCATAACTTgagaaatactaattttaaataacgtaAACATTATTTGTCACAGCCAATATTCCTAATATCGAAAAAATTAACAGCAGTTttcaaaatgtcaaaaatttaactaacatttttttttaaataaacaacattttttacatttacgaaaaccatataaacctattatttttaaatattcgtttgctgcaattaaatatttaaattattttttggtttttcGGCCTAgttaaatatgcaaaattagTCTTTGTGCTTTAAATCATTAGTAAAGttatattaactattataatttaattaatataatttggcaTTATTTccagtaataaaaatgtaagaaacAAAAGTACAACTAATTCTAAAAGGAAAAACGTAATGTCAACCAAAAAGTcaataagaaaatttcagttataaataaattaaacagaaacAATTCAATGCATAAAGAAgcataattatacaaaattaacttatttattaacaaaataacacTAAATTTTGAGCAATTTTGAGTACGACAATTTTCAACACTGGAAATGATATCAGTAATATTAAGTAGCGCCTTATAATGAGCTGGAAAACTTTTGAAACGTCGGACGTCTCACAACATCTATCAAAACATCAccgcatttaatatttttaaataatccgaCCGCTTCATGATGTGTAAGTCCTTCGAATGATTTTCCATTTATTGATAACAGTTCATCACCTGGAATAAAGAAAAGCAAATTAATAGTGTCTTTGGATGAATTAACCAAACCAAATTGTTACCTTCTTTCAAGGTGCCAGCTTCAGCCGCCTGGCCTTGTTCGAATATCGTTTTCACGTAAATCCCCATGGGACCTCTGGGAGAGTCCTTGCCCCCCACCACCGAGAACCCCAGACTCTTGTAGCCCGGCCCTTTGTGGAACTTGACCGTCTTGTAAGGTGTGTTCTTGTGTTTCGGATTTTTCGTGTCGTTCGGTATTTTAATCGTTGCGTCGGTCGTGTACGAGAACTTCCTCATTCCGGTTATGGGCCTCGGTTTCGGATAGTCGTAGGGTTTCTTGAAGATTTCACCGTCGTCGTTTTGTTTCTTCTTCTCGCTGAAAGTCACGCGACTCTCCAGGTCGTCGTCGGTCTTTTGAGCGCCCGCCGTAATATCGTTCAGAGTCACCAGCCTGTCTGCCTTCCCGTCTGGCTTACCAGATGGCAGGTGTTTTTTACTGCTGCCGCTGGTCACCGTGTATTTCAGCACTGGCATATCTATAAAACTAGACGAACTAGTTCTTTTGTTGCTTTTCGTCGTCGATTTACTAACATTCGTGGTCGGCAATCTAGAAATGACTATTTCCAGTTCACCATTCACCGCCGCCAAATGTTTTTCCGCGAACGTGTACGGAGTGTTTTTTATTCGGGTGccgtttagttttattacttcATCTCCCACTCTCAAGTTGCCATTCCTGCAAACAAACCAATTAACATCAAACGTCACTTAACAAACTAATTCAACTTACTTTTCAGCTGCCGATTTGGGTTCAATGTTTGCGATGGTGTAAGTTACAGCTGGTCCGTTTTCGTAAGGGGATATCACTACTCCAATGCTCTCGTTCCTCTCCAGTCTGAGTCTCACGCACTTGAACTCCCGTTCCAAAATCTTATTCGAGCTCTCTTTTGGCTTCATGCGAAAGTCCGCGCCTATTTTTAACTTGTTCAACTTGTCACAACACGCCTGACTCAAATCCTCTATGGACACTTTAAACTTCTCCGCCTTGCTGGGTGACTTCTTCAGTCTGATGCTCTTCCTTCTGGAGAACGTGTCCGAGTCTTCGCTGTGGGATCTGGACCGTTTTTTGTtggtgaatttttttaatgaacgtCCAAACTTTTTGGGCACGATCATTTCGTCGTCGTCCTCTTCGGCCGTGTCCGTGTCGTCGTTGTAGCAGCTCTTGGATGTCGATGGTTTAGGTAGGATCTCCCTTTTGTCGTTGCTGGACAAGTCGGAAAGTTGGGACTTGATGGAACCTCGTGGGGAATCCACGCCGGTTGTTCTGGTTGAGTCGCTGCCGTACCCACTTTCGTCCGACTTAATTTTGTTGGGCAACACTGGGGAGTGATTGGAGTTTCTTCTGTGGGGCATTATGAAATTGGTCAGGCTTGTCAAGCTTCCAGTTGACGATAATAAACGTGTAGGTTTGAATTCCGACTCGTCGTCCGACTTGGATGAAGATCTGATTCCGAATATGTTCCTCATTTTAAACCTCGATGGCTTGGAGTGATTTTTCTCTTCGTTGAGTATCTCCagtctgtttttgtttttgggaCTCTCGTTGGAGACCTGGGTAAAGAGCTTTTCCAGTTCCTGATTGTCGGGCTTGATCAACATCAGATAGTCTAACAGTTGCTGCTGACTCAACTCCAAGTTGTCAGTGGTGCTTTTGACACGTCTTCTGGACTTCGTCGGTCTTTCATTCTGTGGACTGTCGTTGACGTTTTTGTACATATCGTAGATCTTCCTAAGCTCAGCCTTGGACAGTTTGTCAAATCTGGACTCTTCACCATCGGAACCCAGAAGACTTTTCAGCGATTCAACTCGAGACATCCTCTTGGGCGAAACCCCGTCGTTTGGGGGGGTGGTTTGTTTATGGAGTGGCGACCATTGTTTGCGCCTCCCCGGCGTCACCTGCAGTATTTCCGAGGAGTCGCTACGCTTGAGCTGGTCCCACTTTTGGCCCACCATCTTGCCCCATGTTGATTTATCTACAAACGCAACAATTAATGTAATTCCACACTATAATCGTTGTTGCACttacttgattttgttgaTTCTGCGATGCTTTCGGAGCTTGGCTGTCGCGACGACTTCGAAAGACTGTCGGGTTCTGAGAGGGGTGAAAGGCTTACTAGCTGGGGATTCGGATCGGAACATCTTCGTTTAAATAATCTCATTTTCGTGTTtctgcaaattaaatttcaaatcatcagtttacattgtttattgCACGCGTTATTTGTTTATTCCTGTACCACATTTTGCTAATTATTTACGTGCGTTTATGGCGTTAAAAGTAGGTGCTTAAATTACCTTTGTTTGTCTCTGTTTGAATGGAGAAACAAAACAGGTAAAGGAGTTTttattcaatgaatatttaaatcttgataattttattccaattaCAGAACGATAAATACACACTCATTAACatgaataaacaattatttatattgttttgaaactttattttaccGGTTTTTTTTCGTGACTTTCTAAAAATCAATTGACTGTATCAAAACAATTAAGGAGGaagcacaaaatatttttaatcagtttCTTTAACAAGCGCAATGTCATCATATAGTTGCTTTgtgtacaaattaataattacaagcAAATAATGAAAACCTTACCAAAGATTGTACGTACAATTATTCACGCTTGACAAGTCCGTTGTAACACAAACAAAACTAGAACATGTACTTCAAAGATTTAGAtcgctaataaataattagaccGCATCATTTGACGTCTGATGAAAAACTCACGTTGCTTTTCGTATACAGTGAGTAATCACcactattttatttccttCCTGCCTGCACACAAAccgaataaattaatcataacAATACATATGAACTCTAAtctatgattaattattttatcaaagttTTGGTCACTTATTGGTTTCATTCAGATAACCGGCGCCATTTACACAAAGATACCATATTCTGTGTTGTCTATTTTTAGTTTGACATTTTCTTGTGGTGCAGGGTGTCCCAACAAATTGGTTCATATGTCcacatcttattatttttactttttatatttaccacAAACCGCATTTTGAAATGTCTGGCCGTTTTTGAAATGTCTACGACAATTGAcattcttcttttatttattttttatgtaaaaacttCCTACACTCATTTTTTAtctagtaaaaatatacattatctAAGACTTAACAATATTgtttcttattgttttaaagcaaatatttGGTACTATGTATAAATGTGCCTGTAGAAAGTATTTTGTTATCTcgtaatttaccaaaaatatcaCAGTGTCTTaattagagataatttaatttgtcataaattatatatttttgaaaaattttttgttgtttttcaggattttaagggcaaattcaattataaaataaaatttaccacataatatcttgaaaatttaaggaaatatatttttttaatgtcagtATTTTATACTTCATAAAAAAGTGCTTGTAAGAAGTATTTTGTTATCTCGAACTTCttcataaatattgttgtattttaactagagataatgtaatatatcataaattacatatttttgaaaaattatattttttcgacattttaaaggcaaattcaattatggtttatatttggaataaaaaagTGGCagcaaaaagtattttatctaGAAATTTTCTAGAAATGTCGTTATATCTTAGcaagaattaatttactataaaattttagaattggaAACAAAAAGGTGCATGTCGAAAGTAATTTATCtggaaatttattagaaatatcacCGTATCATAATtagagttaatttaatatgtcataatatatttttgaaaaacttgatGTTTTTCGGGACTTTAAGGGTAAATTCAATTGTcgtttccatttgaaataaaatgtagcacataatatcttgaaaatttatgaaatatacttttttaagttagtattttatactacgtAAAAAGTGCTTGTAGAAAGTATTCTGTTATCTCGAATTTCTCCATAAATATCGTTGTATTTTAACTGGtgataatgtaatttatcataaattatatatttatgaaaaattacatttcttagacattttaaaggtaaattcaattatggtttatacttgaaataaaaaagtgccAGTAGAAAGTATTttgttatctaaaaattttctaGAAATGTTATATCTTAGTAAgagttaatttacataatatatcacaaattatcaaattttggaattggaaatagaaaagaagaagaagaatatCACAGTatcttaattagaaataatatatttttgaaaaacttgatATTTTTCGGGATTTTAAGACCAAATTCAATTGTggttccatttgaaataaaatgtagcaCATAATacctttaagaaaatatatttttttaaagtgagtattttatactatgCTTGTAGAAAGTATTCTgttatttcgaaatattttacaaatatcgtattttacttacataataataattatatatttttcaaaaactatatattttcgacattttagaagcaaatttaattgtggTTTATGTTTGGAATAACAAGTGTcagtagaaaatatttttcatctaGAAATTTTCTAGAAATGTCGTTATATCTTAGCAAGagttaacttaataaaatttatcacaaattataaaattttggaatttgaaACAGAAAAGTACTtgtataaagtattttatctcaaaatttatcaaaaatatcaccGTATCTCAACtggagataatttaatatatcaattatgtatttttaaaatttttttatgtttttcgggatttgaaataaacaatatcttgaaaatttaaggaaatatacttttttagaaTCATTCTGTTATCTCGAACTTTTCCAGAAATATCGTTGTATTTTAGCTAGAGATAATGTAATAtaccataaattatatacttttgaaaaaaaaaaaaaaaacatgttaaaaatgacacaaacagtttttttgttgttcacttttttactaatttatttattggtaaatacatgattaaaaattattattattaattaatagtcgattaaatttattgtacgtgcgaaaattaatttgttgcgGCCGCTTTACACGTATTGAATGTTAATGGTAAATTTCTAGTTGCGGTTTTTGCGGTTGtgcagttttattaatttacaagaaTTTAGATGTAGGAATGCAGGAAAACGAAATCGTTGGGGATTTATCAGATTTCGACAGGAGTGTACAACATTAAATAGAATAGACGATgattaaatggaaataaatattgctaTCATCCGGgagataaacaataaataaaatatggttgGTTGGGTACATCAAGAAATTATGGTTGTGGGTTAGGAAAGTTGGCATTTAAAGGCGAttggtatttaaatgtattgtaaaaatgaaCTTATTACCATCATAATTTAAGGTGTAGAATAATTGATTGCCAGTTTATAATTGAACGTGGGCGGGGTATCACAATAACTACAAAATTGTGCATGAGCTTATGTTTAACACGTattcaattagtttttagACTTCCTATA from Aethina tumida isolate Nest 87 chromosome 1, icAetTumi1.1, whole genome shotgun sequence includes:
- the LOC109609449 gene encoding uncharacterized protein LOC109609449; this encodes MRLFKRRCSDPNPQLVSLSPLSEPDSLSKSSRQPSSESIAESTKSNKSTWGKMVGQKWDQLKRSDSSEILQVTPGRRKQWSPLHKQTTPPNDGVSPKRMSRVESLKSLLGSDGEESRFDKLSKAELRKIYDMYKNVNDSPQNERPTKSRRRVKSTTDNLELSQQQLLDYLMLIKPDNQELEKLFTQVSNESPKNKNRLEILNEEKNHSKPSRFKMRNIFGIRSSSKSDDESEFKPTRLLSSTGSLTSLTNFIMPHRRNSNHSPVLPNKIKSDESGYGSDSTRTTGVDSPRGSIKSQLSDLSSNDKREILPKPSTSKSCYNDDTDTAEEDDDEMIVPKKFGRSLKKFTNKKRSRSHSEDSDTFSRRKSIRLKKSPSKAEKFKVSIEDLSQACCDKLNKLKIGADFRMKPKESSNKILEREFKCVRLRLERNESIGVVISPYENGPAVTYTIANIEPKSAAEKNGNLRVGDEVIKLNGTRIKNTPYTFAEKHLAAVNGELEIVISRLPTTNVSKSTTKSNKRTSSSSFIDMPVLKYTVTSGSSKKHLPSGKPDGKADRLVTLNDITAGAQKTDDDLESRVTFSEKKKQNDDGEIFKKPYDYPKPRPITGMRKFSYTTDATIKIPNDTKNPKHKNTPYKTVKFHKGPGYKSLGFSVVGGKDSPRGPMGIYVKTIFEQGQAAEAGTLKEGDELLSINGKSFEGLTHHEAVGLFKNIKCGDVLIDVVRRPTFQKFSSSL
- the LOC109609462 gene encoding adapter molecule Crk, which encodes MSLQSFDHENRDSWYFGAINRQEATDLLMSEKEAGVFLVRDSATSVGDYVLCVKEDSRVSHYIINKIQNKESIKYRIGDRCFADLPKILNFYKLHYLDTTPLIRPASKKVEKVIAKFDFESQEKDDLSFRKGDILTIVFKDEEQWWTAKTSEGKTGLIPVPYVQKIDENQSPIDIPRPGSGEPITGSGSQSESGRRSQIQRKLPARARVKQVRVPNAYDETALKLEIGDILMVTKMNINGQWEGTLNGKTGYFPFTHVEFLDDDTGS